From the genome of Amycolatopsis sp. NBC_01488, one region includes:
- a CDS encoding LacI family DNA-binding transcriptional regulator, which translates to MTRRRRPTLDDVAVAVGVSRATVSNAYNRPDQLSAQLRQEVLRAASELGYAGPDPTARSLATSRTGAIAVLLDTSLSTAFSDPALSLTLDALARVADPHGHALLLLPGGRDGGPPAARVLAAQADVAVAYSLADGTPALDAVRARGLPLVVIDQPQLPGAALVGCQDRVGAALAARHLLDLGHERFGIFAACSRVRPGGGPLSVDSAAAAAFRDTRERLAGYLGELGAAAVVVEEAAGLSAESAMAGAFALLGRTPRPTALLCMSDQLALAVLAAAAQLGIRVPAELSVVGFDDSPPASWSAPPLTTVRQDLAAKGRIAGELVLRLLDGGDVPPPSEVPVSLVVRASTGPA; encoded by the coding sequence ATGACCCGGCGCCGCCGTCCCACGCTCGACGACGTCGCTGTCGCCGTCGGCGTCTCGCGAGCCACGGTCTCCAACGCCTACAACCGGCCTGACCAGCTGTCGGCACAGCTGCGGCAAGAGGTCCTGCGGGCGGCGTCCGAGCTCGGCTACGCGGGCCCGGACCCGACCGCGCGAAGCCTCGCGACCAGCCGGACCGGCGCGATCGCGGTCCTGCTGGACACTTCGCTGTCGACGGCGTTCTCCGACCCGGCGCTGTCGCTGACGCTGGACGCCTTGGCGCGCGTGGCCGACCCGCACGGGCACGCCCTGCTGCTCCTGCCGGGCGGCCGGGACGGCGGGCCGCCCGCCGCGCGCGTGCTGGCCGCGCAGGCGGACGTCGCGGTCGCGTACTCACTGGCCGACGGCACGCCGGCGCTGGACGCGGTGCGGGCGCGAGGACTGCCGCTGGTGGTGATCGACCAGCCGCAGCTGCCCGGCGCGGCGCTGGTCGGCTGCCAGGACCGGGTGGGCGCGGCGCTCGCGGCGCGGCACCTGCTGGACCTGGGGCACGAGCGGTTCGGCATCTTCGCCGCGTGCAGCCGCGTCCGGCCCGGCGGGGGGCCGCTTTCCGTGGACTCGGCCGCGGCCGCCGCGTTCCGCGACACCCGGGAGCGGCTGGCCGGCTACCTCGGCGAGCTGGGGGCGGCTGCGGTCGTCGTCGAGGAGGCGGCCGGGCTCAGCGCGGAGAGCGCGATGGCCGGGGCGTTCGCGCTGCTCGGGCGGACGCCGCGGCCGACCGCGCTGCTGTGCATGTCCGACCAGCTCGCGCTGGCCGTGCTCGCCGCGGCGGCGCAGCTCGGGATCCGCGTGCCCGCCGAGCTTTCGGTGGTCGGGTTCGACGACAGCCCGCCGGCGTCGTGGTCCGCGCCGCCGCTCACCACGGTCCGGCAGGACCTCGCGGCCAAGGGCCGGATCGCCGGGGAGCTGGTGCTGCGGCTGCTGGACGGCGGCGACGTGCCTCCGCCTTCCGAAGTGCCGGTTTCGCTGGTCGTGCGGGCCAGCACGGGACCCGCGTAG
- a CDS encoding MFS transporter, whose product MQRDRLAVFTVFALNGLALGSWASRTPALAAQVHAAPGVFGLALLGASVGMLAAASVSGRIIERLGARAVVAGSTALAAASLVLVGFAPDVPLLAGALLVIGASVGLLDVAMNVAAVAVERRAGKPLMPVFHAGFSFGALAGSLAAGLAAAHGWSPGRHLTVAAVVAVAVLLLVIRAVPGSRPEHSEEGTPSRAPIRRPVLWLLAAVALCSAIAEGASSDWSALLMSVERGVGQGAAALAFAGFQLVMALTRLAGTYAQRRFGPARCLAAGSVLAAVGLLAAATIPVAAVGYAGFALAGAGLAASFPMALSLAGDAGKRGDGTGGEREIGFVTAIAYTGFLAGPPIVGGIAQVTDYGMAFGFVAVVAALILPAALGARRARDREEAALTVES is encoded by the coding sequence ATGCAGCGGGATCGGCTCGCGGTGTTCACCGTCTTCGCGCTCAACGGGCTCGCGCTGGGCTCCTGGGCGTCCCGCACGCCCGCGCTGGCGGCGCAGGTGCACGCGGCACCCGGCGTTTTCGGCCTGGCCCTGCTGGGCGCGAGCGTCGGGATGCTCGCCGCGGCGTCGGTGTCCGGCCGGATCATCGAGCGGCTGGGCGCCCGCGCGGTCGTGGCCGGGAGCACCGCGCTCGCGGCCGCCTCGCTGGTGCTGGTCGGCTTCGCGCCGGACGTGCCGCTGCTGGCCGGCGCGCTGCTCGTGATCGGCGCGAGCGTCGGGTTGCTCGACGTCGCCATGAACGTCGCCGCCGTCGCCGTCGAACGCCGGGCAGGCAAGCCGCTGATGCCGGTGTTCCACGCGGGGTTCAGCTTCGGCGCCCTCGCCGGTTCGCTGGCCGCGGGCCTCGCCGCCGCCCACGGGTGGTCGCCGGGACGGCACCTGACGGTGGCCGCCGTCGTCGCCGTCGCCGTGCTGCTGCTCGTGATCCGCGCGGTCCCCGGCAGCCGGCCCGAGCACAGCGAAGAAGGCACGCCGAGCCGGGCGCCGATCCGCCGTCCGGTGCTGTGGCTGCTCGCCGCCGTCGCGTTGTGCTCGGCGATCGCCGAGGGCGCGTCGTCGGACTGGTCCGCGCTGCTGATGTCGGTCGAACGCGGCGTGGGCCAGGGTGCCGCGGCGCTCGCGTTCGCCGGGTTCCAGCTGGTCATGGCCCTGACCCGGCTCGCCGGTACGTACGCGCAACGCCGCTTCGGCCCTGCCCGCTGCCTGGCCGCGGGGTCGGTGCTCGCCGCCGTCGGCCTGCTCGCCGCGGCAACGATCCCGGTCGCCGCGGTCGGTTACGCCGGGTTCGCGCTGGCCGGCGCGGGCCTGGCCGCCTCGTTCCCGATGGCCCTCAGCCTGGCCGGCGACGCCGGGAAGCGCGGCGACGGCACCGGCGGCGAGCGCGAGATCGGCTTCGTCACGGCCATCGCCTACACCGGGTTCCTCGCCGGTCCGCCGATCGTCGGCGGCATCGCGCAGGTGACGGACTACGGCATGGCGTTCGGGTTCGTCGCGGTGGTCGCCGCGCTGATCCTGCCCGCAGCCCTTGGCGCCCGGCGCGCGCGGGACCGGGAGGAAGCCGCACTGACGGTCGAATCGTGA
- a CDS encoding sensor histidine kinase: MLLGGAGALAGGAGLPLVQGAVPRFVLVPVAFRLALFLQAVWAGGPPGAPVLGLTIALYLVPNLAEVAWVFHRSTGIRPVLAADTAYTLVTSLAAAMFAPGLLALTWPNIMGTVMVWTLLRGAPAGAIAISGAVLLRYGMAAVSGTSAPATWIVLALVAAAATALAIVLLVAGAMRFAHRLGEQRGRAAERERHRRDLHDTVLQVMESIALPAPRDGLDPVGSLDQVRRIARAHALRLRLSLDGDEPAEPGGLEHRLGALAVEMTAEGLRVDLVALAKPAEVPESVVNSLHDAAREALRNTLKHAKTLKAVMCLEEHNGIVTVSVRDHGTGFDAGAHRAGFGIENSIHARMAEIGGTARIDSAPGQGTRVVLTAPLELGFAVG; the protein is encoded by the coding sequence GTGCTGCTCGGCGGCGCGGGGGCGCTCGCCGGCGGAGCCGGGCTGCCGCTCGTGCAAGGGGCGGTGCCGAGGTTCGTGCTCGTGCCGGTCGCGTTCCGGCTCGCGCTGTTCCTGCAAGCGGTCTGGGCCGGCGGCCCGCCGGGCGCGCCGGTGCTCGGCCTCACCATCGCGCTCTACCTGGTGCCGAACCTGGCCGAGGTGGCCTGGGTCTTCCACCGCAGCACCGGCATCCGGCCGGTGCTCGCCGCCGACACCGCGTACACGCTCGTCACGAGCTTGGCCGCGGCGATGTTCGCACCCGGCCTGCTCGCCCTGACCTGGCCGAACATCATGGGCACGGTCATGGTCTGGACGTTGCTGCGCGGCGCTCCGGCGGGAGCGATCGCGATCTCCGGCGCGGTGCTCCTGCGCTACGGCATGGCCGCGGTGTCCGGCACGTCCGCGCCCGCAACGTGGATCGTGCTCGCCCTGGTCGCGGCCGCCGCGACGGCGCTGGCGATCGTCCTGCTCGTCGCCGGCGCGATGCGATTCGCGCACCGGCTGGGGGAGCAGCGCGGCCGGGCCGCCGAACGGGAGCGGCACCGGCGCGACCTGCACGACACGGTCCTGCAGGTGATGGAGTCGATCGCGCTGCCGGCCCCCCGCGACGGCCTCGACCCGGTGGGCAGCCTCGACCAGGTCCGCCGCATCGCCCGCGCGCACGCTCTGCGCCTGCGGCTCAGCCTCGACGGCGACGAGCCCGCCGAGCCGGGCGGCCTCGAGCACCGCCTCGGCGCGCTGGCGGTCGAGATGACGGCGGAGGGCCTGCGCGTGGACCTCGTCGCGCTCGCGAAGCCCGCCGAAGTCCCCGAGAGCGTCGTCAACTCGTTGCACGACGCGGCTCGCGAAGCGCTGCGAAACACGTTGAAGCACGCGAAGACGCTGAAGGCCGTCATGTGCCTCGAAGAGCACAACGGGATCGTCACGGTGTCCGTGCGCGACCACGGGACGGGCTTCGACGCCGGGGCGCACCGCGCCGGGTTCGGCATCGAGAACTCGATCCACGCGCGAATGGCCGAGATCGGCGGCACCGCGCGCATCGACTCGGCGCCGGGCCAGGGCACCCGGGTCGTGCTGACCGCGCCGTTAGAGCTGGGTTTCGCCGTCGGGTGA
- a CDS encoding phosphoglycerate mutase family protein, which produces MRMILLRHAESLGNVDELAYTRIPDHALPLTTKGEREARAVAPEIARLLDGERPAVYVSPYLRTRETLRLLDIEASCERLLQEPRLREQDWGNLQDPADQEVQKARRHQFGHFFYRLPFGESGADVDDRVAAFLSDLRLRDERHPETVLIVSHGLTLRLLCRRLFGWSTELFESLSNPGTCEYRVLDEQDGKWALDRPFAQWRDSPDGETQL; this is translated from the coding sequence GTGCGAATGATCCTGCTGCGGCACGCCGAGTCGCTCGGCAACGTCGACGAGCTGGCCTACACGCGGATCCCCGACCACGCCCTGCCGCTGACCACGAAGGGCGAACGCGAGGCCCGCGCGGTCGCGCCGGAGATCGCCCGGCTGCTCGACGGGGAGCGGCCCGCCGTCTACGTCAGCCCGTACCTGCGCACGCGGGAAACGTTGCGGCTGCTGGACATCGAGGCGTCGTGCGAGCGGCTGCTGCAGGAGCCACGGCTGCGCGAACAGGACTGGGGCAATCTCCAGGACCCGGCCGACCAGGAGGTCCAGAAGGCGCGGCGCCACCAGTTCGGGCACTTCTTCTACCGGCTGCCCTTCGGCGAGTCGGGCGCGGACGTCGACGACCGCGTGGCGGCGTTCCTCTCGGACCTGCGCCTGCGCGACGAACGTCACCCGGAGACGGTGCTGATCGTGTCCCACGGGCTCACGCTGCGACTGCTGTGCCGACGGCTCTTCGGCTGGAGCACCGAGCTGTTCGAGTCGCTGTCCAACCCGGGGACCTGCGAATACCGCGTCCTCGACGAGCAGGACGGCAAGTGGGCGCTGGACCGTCCGTTCGCGCAGTGGCGCGACTCACCCGACGGCGAAACCCAGCTCTAA